Proteins from a single region of Electrophorus electricus isolate fEleEle1 chromosome 5, fEleEle1.pri, whole genome shotgun sequence:
- the gltpa gene encoding glycolipid transfer protein has protein sequence MALLLDHQFKQLPADRQVETRSFLEAVSHLPPFFDCLGSTVFAPIRSDVAGNITKIKAVYDSNPGRYRTLQQLLEAEKEQHSAEWPRVGATLALMWLKRGLRFIQVLLQSLVDGERDESHPNLIRVNVTKAYEIALRKYHGWLVQNLFKAALYAAPYKTDFLKALSKGREVKEEECLEKVRQFLVNFTATIDAIYEMYTKMNAELEYKA, from the exons ATGGCTCTGCTTCTGGACCACCAGTTCAAGCAGCTCCCGGCCGACAGGCAGGTGGAAACGCGCTCGTTCCTGGAAGCCGTGTCGCACCTTCCGCCTTTCTTCG actGCCTTGGTTCCACGGTTTTCGCACCTATTAGATCGGACGTCGCTGGCAACATAACG AAAATCAAGGCAGTGTACGACAGCAACCCGGGACGCTACAGGaccctgcagcagctgctggaggcGGAGAAGGAGCAGCACAGTGCCGAGTGGCCACGCGTGGGAGCCACGCTTGCCCTCATGTGGCTCAAGAG GGGTCTGCGCTTCATCCAGGTCCTCCTGCAGAGCTTAGTCGATGGGGAGAGGGATGAGAGTCACCCCAACCTCATCAGGGTCAACGTCACCAAGGCCTACGAGATCGCCCTCAGGAAATACCATGGCTGGCTGGTGCAGAACCTTTTCAAA GCAGCGCTGTACGCGGCTCCCTACAAGACGGACTTCCTCAAAGCTCTCTCCAAAGGGCGGGAAGTCAAAGAGGAGGAGTGCCTCGAGAAAGTGCGGCAGTTCCTGGTCAACTTCACGGCCACCATAGATGCCATCTACGAGATGTACACCAAGATGAATGCAGAGCTGGAATACAAAGCCTAA
- the tchp gene encoding trichoplein keratin filament-binding protein, whose translation MALPTLSARWPSRARTLELQIARQREQEARWRQQWEVHARYFKEQSVRSSKQAHWSSRESYRQSMSAYQRAQLQEEKRRSLETRRERLRAMLQQERDQMEAELRATAPGRSTLARQQLERTESLQSAREERRKKLAQELLKEHWKKNSPELRKVESELHREHVVGQWQVQQRQKEQAEEQAAEERRRSESEYEQTRQEALRRMEEAEQRRREAEQERAEDLQKQMEELRLREEESRRLQLEEETLLSQRWEVERLEEERRRAEQRREKAEFGRFLCRQYRAQLKRRAQQVQEELEADRRILAVLLEGEDEGQRVESARRERAVADAAWMKKVLEEQLALEREREAEFDLLYREEAQRVWDQREAQWEKEKRAREKLMQEVLSVRQQQLEAQRMETRRAWEESERKREELLQQLEEEEQERRQQREGEEQRRTARMQDITAQVEQKRREQWEEQHKIEQEEAERRAELRLQEEELRMETERVTQRGYQERIRSRPWSAWT comes from the exons ATGGCTTTACCGACACTTTCGGCTCGCTGGCCGAGTCGCGCGCGGACGTTGGAGCTGCAGATAGCGCGGCAGCGCGAGCAGGAGGCGCGGTGGCGGCAGCAGTGGGAGGTGCACGCGCGGTATTTTAAAGAGCAGAGCGTCCGCAGCAGCAAGCAAGCGCACTGGAGCTCTCGGGAGTCTTACCGGCAGAG catgtCGGCGTACCAACGTGCacagctgcaggaggagaagcGCAGGAGCCTGGAGACGCGCAGGGAGCGCCTGAGGGCCATGCTACAGCAGGAGAGGGACCAGATGGAGGCCGAGCTACGCGCCACCGCTCCGGGCCGGAGCACCCTGGCCCGACAGCAGCTGGAGAGGACGGAGAGCCTGCAATCAGCCAGGGAGGAACGCAGGAAGAAG CTCGCGCAGGAGTTACTGAAGGAGCACTGGAAGAAGAATAGTCCGGAACTGCGcaag GTGGAGTCAGAGCTGCACAGGGAGCACGTTGTGGGCCAGTGGCAGGTGcaacagaggcagaaagagcaG GCTGAGGAGCAAGCCGCAGAAGAGCGGAGGCGCTCGGAGAGCGAGTACGAGCAGACCCGGCAGGAGGCGCTGCGCAGGAtggaggaggcggagcagcGGAGGAGAGAGGCGGAGCAAGAGAGGGCGGAGGACCTGCAGAAACAGATGGAGGAGCTCCGGCTgcgggaggaggag AGCCGTCGActgcagctggaggaggagactCTGCTGTCCCAGCGCTGGGAGGTGGAgcggctggaggaggagagacggAGAGCCGAGCAGCGGCGCGAGAAGGCGGAGTTCGG GCGGTTCCTGTGCCGTCAGTACCGGGCCCAGCTCAAGAGGAGAGCGCAGCAGGTCCAGGAGGAGCTG GAGGCAGACCGCAGGATCCTGGCGGTGCTGCTGGAGGGCGAGGACGAGGGCCAGCGGGTGGAGAGCGCGCGCCGGGAGAGGGCCGTGGCCGACGCTGCCTGGATGAAGAAGGTCCTGGAAGAGCAGCTGGcgctggagagggagagggaggcagagttTGACCTGTTGTACCG AGAGGAGGCCCAGCGAGTGTGGGATCAGCGTGAGGCTCAGTGGGAAAAGGAGAAGCGAGCCAGAGAGAAGCTTATGCAGGAG GTGTTATCGGTGCGGCAGCAGCAGTTGGAGGCGCAGAGGATGGAGACCCGGCGGGCGTGGGAGGAGTCAGAGCGCAAGAGGGAGGagctcctgcagcagctggaggaggaggagcaggagagacggcagcagagagagggggaggagcaaCGCCGCACAGCACGCATGCAGGACATCACCGCACAG GTAGAACAGAAGCGCAGGGAGCAATGGGAGGAGCAACACAAGATAGAGCAGGAAGAGGCAGAGCGTAGGGCGGAACTTAGGCttcaggaggaggagcttcgaatggagactgagagagtgaCTCAGCGGGGCTACCAGGAAAGG ATACGCAGCAGACCCTGGTCGGCCTGGACGTGA